In a genomic window of Stegostoma tigrinum isolate sSteTig4 chromosome 43, sSteTig4.hap1, whole genome shotgun sequence:
- the LOC125449094 gene encoding gastrula zinc finger protein XlCGF26.1-like — MEGESTFCSGENRYTCSVCRKGFSQLASLKKHKCSNTGEKLLKSGNCEKGFSHYSGLKIHKGIHTGERLFTCSLCGKGFTQLSTLRTHEQLHTEERPFKCPHCGKCFKSSSNLMSHQRVHTEERRFRCSDCGAGFKWSSQLTVHQRIHTGEKPFSCSECGTRFTQSSHLKAHQQVHTEKRPFKCTECGNSFKSSSELMSHQRVHTEERWFRCSDCGAGFKWSSQLTVHQRIHTGEKPFTCSECGIGFTRSHDLKAHQQTHTEERPFKCPNCRKCFKSSSRLQSHQRVHTEERPFKCSDCGKCFKSSTQLMLHQRIHTDERPFRCSYCGTGFRRSSQLTRHRRLHTGERPFICSECGQGCIDPSHLKAHQRVHTEERPFKCPECGKCYKSSGELKSHRRVHTDNRPYSCALCGSRFIWSSQLRAHQRTHTGERPFTCSQCGKGFTRKIHLKTHQRVHTGERPFKCPDCGKCFKSSWDLIRHQRVHSDQRPFECQNCGKCFKRSGDLFRHQRVHSERSFKCPACGKRLKSSVELMYHQHIHTDERLSGALSVGRDLGDHLN, encoded by the coding sequence atggaaggagaaagcacaTTTTGCAGTGGGGAGAACAGATACACATGTTCTGTGTGTAGAAAAGGTTTCAGCCAATTAGCTAGCCTCAAGAAGCACAAATGCAGTAACACTGGGGAGAAATTATTGAAATCTGGCAACTGTGAGAAAGGATTTAGTCATTACTCTGGGCTGAAAATTCACAAAGgtattcacactggggagaggctgttCACCTGCTCCCTGTGTGGAAAAGGATTCACTCAGCTATCCACACTACGCACACATGAGCAACTTCATACCgaggagagaccttttaaatgtccccactgtgggaagtgctttaaaagTTCCAGTAACTTGATGTCCCATCAGCGTGTTCACACTGAAGAGAGACGGTtcagatgctctgactgtggggcTGGCTTCAAGTGGTCATCTCAACTGACAGtgcaccaacgcattcacactggggagaagccattctcCTGCTCCGAATGTGGAACTCGATTCACTCAATCGTCCCACCTCAAggcacaccagcaggttcacactgagaagagaccttttaaatgtacaGAATGTGGGAATTCCTTTAAAAGTTCCAGTGAGCTGATGTCACATCAACGCGTTCACACTGAGGAAAGGTGGTTCAGATGTTCTGATTGTGGGGCTGGCTTCAAGTGGTCATCCCAACTCACTGTGCACCAACGCATTcatactggggagaaaccattcacctgctctgaatgtgggatTGGATTTACTCGGTCACATGACCTCAAGGCACACCAGCAGACTCACACTGAGGAGAGACCTTTCAAATGCccaaactgcaggaagtgctttaAAAGTTCCAGCCGACTGCAGTCCCATCAACGTGTGCACACCgaggagagaccttttaaatgttcagattgtgggaagtgctttaaaagTTCCACACAACTGATGCTCCATCAACGtattcacactgatgagagaccattcaggtgctcttatTGTGGGACTGGGTTTAGGCGATCATCTCAACTCACTAGACACCGGCGtctccacactggggagaggccatttatcTGCTCTGAATGTGGGCAGGGATGCATTGACCCTTCCCACCTCAAGGCACACCAGAgagttcacactgaggagagaccatttaaatgtccAGAGTGTGGGAAGTGTTATAAAAGTTCTGGGGAGCTGAAGTCACACCGACGTGTTCACACTGATAATAGACCATATAGCTGTGCTCTCTGTGGGTCCAGGTTCATATGGTCATCACAACTCCGTGCACACCAACGCACTCACACCGGAGAGAGACCTTTCacctgctcccagtgtgggaagggattcactcggaAAATTCACCTCAAGACACACCAGCGtgttcacacaggggagagaccttttaaatgcccagactgtgggaagtgctttaaaagTTCTTGGGACCTGATACGCCATCAACGTGTTCACTCTGATCAGAGGCCTTTTGAATGCCaaaactgtgggaagtgctttaaacgttctggggacctgtttCGCCATCAGCGGGTTCACTCTGAGCGATCTTTTAAATGCCCAGCCTGTGGTAAGCGCTTGAAGAGCTCTGTGGAACTGATGTACCATCAACATATTCACACCGATGAGAGACTGTCGGGTGCTCTCAGTGTGGGACGGGATTTAGGTGATCATCTCAACTGA
- the LOC125449103 gene encoding gastrula zinc finger protein XlCGF8.2DB-like encodes MEKPWKCRECGKGFSYPSGLETHQRSHTGERPFSCFVCGKGFTQSSSLYTHQHVHTGVKPFTCSVCGQGFNALSTLRTHQQVHSDERPFKCSDCEKSFKSRKDILIHQRSHTGERPFTCKVCGKGFTQSSHLLTHQLVHTDERPFKCSDCEKTFKSKKDLQNHQRTLTGEKPFVCSVCGKGFTSSSYLLTHQFVHTDERPFGCPDCEKKFKCRKHLLKHQYTHSGERPFSCSVCGKGFTRLSHLLRHHRVHTGERPFSCADCKQEFVDSSDLLIHQRVHSGERPYSCSLCGKRFTQSSHLTTHQLVHTDERPFQCSDCEKRFKSKQSLLKHQQIHSGEGPFICKVCGKGFTQSHNLRRHQQLHRRHQQLDSAVTAFVNCIQD; translated from the coding sequence atggagaaaccatggaaatgtagggaatgtgggaagggattcagttACCCATCAGGGTTGGAAACTCAtcaacgcagtcacactggggagaggccgttcagctgctttgtgtgtgggaagggattcactcagtcatccagtctctatacacaTCAGCATGTTCACACGGGAgtgaaaccattcacctgctctgtgtgtgggcagggatttAATGCTTTATCAACCCTCCGGACCCACCAGCAGGTTCACTCTGATGAGAGACCGTTTAAATGTTCTGACTGTGAGAAGAGTTTTAAAAGCAGAAAGGATATATTGATACATCAACGCAGTcatactggggagagaccattcacctgcaaagtatgtgggaaaggattcactcaatcatcccatCTCCTGACACATCAACTTGTTCACACGgatgagagaccttttaaatgttctgactGTGAGAAGACCTTTAAAAGTAAAAAGGATTTACAAAATCACCAACGCACTCTGACTGGTGAGAAACCATTCgtctgctctgtgtgtgggaagggattcactagTTCATCTTACCTGCTGACACATCAAtttgttcacactgatgagagacctttTGGATGTCctgactgtgagaagaaatttaaatgcagaaagcaCCTTCTTAAACACCAGTACACTCACTCAGGAGAGAGGCCATTCTCCTGCTCTGTCTGTGGAAAAGGATTCACTCGATTATcccacctgctgagacaccatcgagttcacactggggagaggccattctcctGTGCTGACTGCAAACAGGAATTTGTTGATTCATCTGACCTTCTGATCCACCAGCGAGTTCACAGCGGGGAGAGACCATACTCCTGCTCCCTATGTGGCAagagattcactcaatcatcccatCTCACAACACACCAActtgttcacactgatgagagacctttCCAATGTTCTGACTGCGAGAAGAGGTTTAAAAGTAAACAGAGTCTGCTGAAACACCAACAGATTCACTCTGGGGAGGGACCGTTCATCTGCAAAGTGTGTGGtaaaggattcactcagtcacacaACCTCCGGAGACACCAGCAACTTCACCGGAGACACCAGCAATTGGATTCTGCTGTTACTGCTTTTGTTAACTGCATCCAGGACTGA
- the LOC125449113 gene encoding zinc finger protein 383-like has protein sequence MSKHQCSHTGEILWECGDCGRGLFYQSQLETHQHGHTGEKPFTCSDCGKRFKQSSDLLTHQRVHTGERPFICSICGKGFTQSSNLLTHQRVHTGERPFTCSVCGKGFTSSSTLRMHQQVHTGEKLFSCSQCGKRFTLSSSLRRHQRIHTGEKPFTCSVCGMVFTLTTDLLRHQRVHTGEKPFACSVCGKGFSQASNLVTHQRVHTGERPFSCSDCGKAFTQSSNLLRHQQIHK, from the coding sequence ATGTCCAAACACCAGTGCAGTCATACAGGAGAGATACTGTGGGAATGCGGGGATTGTGGGAGGGGACTATTTTACCAATCCCAGCTGGAAACTCACCAACacggtcacactggagagaagccattcacctgctctgattgtgggaagaGATTCAAACAGTCATCCGACCTTctgacacaccagcgagttcacactggagagagaccattcatttgctccatctgtgggaaaggattcactcagtcatccaaccTGCTCAcacaccagcgggttcacactggagagagaccattcacttgctctgtgtgtgggaagggattcacgtCGTCATCCACTCTCCGAatgcaccagcaagttcacactggcgAGAAACTGTTCagctgctcccagtgtgggaagagattcactcTGTCATCCTCCCTGCGGagacaccagcgaattcacactggggagaaaccattcacttgctcagtgtgtgggatgGTATTCACTCTCACAACTGACCtactgagacaccagcgagttcacactggggagaaaccgttcgcctgctctgtgtgtgggaagggctTCAGTCAGGCATCCAACCTGGtcacacaccagcgagttcacactggagagagaccattcagttgctctgattgtgggaaagcattcacgcaatcatccaacctgctgagacaccagcaaattcacaaataa